A single genomic interval of Streptomyces sp. BA2 harbors:
- a CDS encoding LysR family transcriptional regulator, with protein MERQELETFLTLAEELHFGRTAERLLLSQARVSQTVKKLERKIGAPLFERTSRRVQMSPLGRQLYDDLAPLHLRMEAAVARAKDMARGVEGELTVAFLGSGAGSLTSAILETFRSRCPRCDVRMRETQVGDPLGALRGGEADVLFTCLPVEEPDLTVGPVVINEPRMLAMPLGHRFAGRESVSLEECAGETFFGAVNGAPAYWWDFHIPPRTPSGLPIRRGQSVAGFQELMTLVATGRGVSPVVASVEKYYSRPDITFVPLNDVPSADVALIWRTAAEGTPRIEAFVRAARDTVAANGGPAAF; from the coding sequence ATGGAACGCCAGGAGCTGGAGACTTTCCTGACCCTCGCCGAAGAGCTCCACTTCGGCCGCACCGCCGAACGCCTCCTCCTCTCCCAGGCCCGCGTCAGCCAGACCGTGAAGAAGCTGGAGCGCAAGATCGGCGCCCCGCTCTTCGAGCGCACCAGCCGCAGGGTGCAGATGTCCCCGCTCGGCCGTCAGCTGTACGACGACCTGGCGCCCCTGCACCTGCGGATGGAGGCCGCCGTCGCCCGTGCCAAGGACATGGCGCGCGGCGTCGAGGGCGAGTTGACCGTCGCCTTCCTCGGGTCAGGGGCCGGCTCGCTGACCTCCGCGATCCTGGAGACGTTCCGCAGCCGCTGCCCGCGCTGCGACGTCCGGATGCGGGAGACCCAGGTCGGCGACCCGCTCGGCGCGCTGCGTGGCGGCGAGGCCGACGTGCTGTTCACCTGCCTGCCCGTCGAGGAGCCGGACCTCACGGTCGGGCCCGTCGTCATCAACGAACCCCGCATGCTCGCCATGCCGCTCGGCCACCGCTTCGCCGGGCGCGAAAGCGTGTCCCTCGAAGAGTGCGCGGGCGAGACCTTCTTCGGCGCCGTGAACGGCGCTCCCGCCTACTGGTGGGACTTCCACATCCCGCCCCGCACCCCCAGCGGCCTCCCGATCCGCCGCGGCCAGTCCGTCGCCGGGTTCCAGGAGCTGATGACGCTGGTGGCCACCGGGCGGGGGGTGTCGCCGGTCGTCGCGTCAGTGGAGAAGTACTACTCGCGGCCCGACATCACCTTCGTACCCCTGAACGACGTCCCGTCGGCCGACGTCGCGCTGATCTGGCGCACGGCCGCCGAGGGGACCCCCCGCATCGAGGCCTTCGTCCGCGCGGCGCGCGACACGGTAGCGGCGAACGGCGGTCCCGCCGCGTTCTAG
- a CDS encoding nuclear transport factor 2 family protein, with protein sequence MSAHDTSAYETAVARYFEAWNAEGAEDLAKAVAAAWSEDGSYTDPLADVSGHESLAAVIAGAHEQFPGFEFRQTGAVDGHHHIARFGWELVSVADGSAPVAGFDVITLADDGRIRTVHGFLDRVPTA encoded by the coding sequence ATGTCCGCACACGACACTTCCGCGTACGAGACCGCCGTCGCCCGCTACTTCGAGGCCTGGAACGCCGAGGGCGCCGAGGATCTGGCCAAGGCCGTGGCCGCCGCCTGGAGCGAGGACGGCAGCTACACGGACCCGCTGGCCGACGTATCAGGGCACGAGTCCCTCGCCGCCGTGATCGCGGGGGCCCACGAGCAGTTCCCCGGCTTCGAGTTCCGGCAGACCGGGGCGGTCGACGGGCACCACCACATCGCCCGCTTCGGCTGGGAACTGGTGTCCGTCGCGGACGGCTCCGCTCCCGTCGCCGGTTTCGACGTCATCACGCTCGCCGACGACGGCCGTATCCGTACCGTGCACGGCTTCCTGGACCGCGTGCCCACGGCCTGA
- a CDS encoding MarC family protein encodes MTAALTYSAAFITFFSVVGPPKVLLAFGGLAQNHPVRELRMIALVSSGAAVVVGLIAGFTAPWLLELFHISTPALQLAGGVIFFIYAVGLVLGVHLGSDRANVDAPDLVSGVRELLMPYIVSPLAMTAVLIEAAARDTWSWRSTVVGAYVAVIALDLVCVVLLARILRGTHHATVELLGRLLGLLLAAVGVDLVLDGLASLGVPGLDRI; translated from the coding sequence GTGACCGCTGCCCTGACCTATTCCGCCGCATTCATCACCTTCTTCTCCGTCGTCGGGCCGCCCAAGGTGCTGCTCGCCTTCGGCGGCCTCGCGCAGAACCACCCGGTCCGCGAGCTGCGGATGATCGCCCTCGTGTCGTCCGGTGCCGCCGTCGTGGTCGGCCTGATCGCGGGCTTCACCGCGCCGTGGCTCCTTGAGCTCTTCCACATTTCCACGCCCGCGCTCCAGCTCGCGGGCGGCGTCATCTTCTTCATCTACGCCGTGGGGCTCGTCCTCGGCGTCCACCTCGGCTCGGACCGCGCGAACGTGGACGCGCCCGATCTCGTCAGCGGCGTACGCGAGTTGCTCATGCCGTACATCGTGAGTCCGCTCGCCATGACCGCCGTGCTGATCGAGGCGGCGGCCCGCGACACCTGGTCCTGGCGTTCCACGGTCGTCGGCGCGTACGTCGCCGTCATCGCCCTGGATCTGGTCTGCGTGGTCCTGCTCGCGCGCATCCTGAGGGGCACACATCACGCGACGGTCGAACTCCTCGGCAGGCTGCTGGGCCTGCTGCTCGCGGCGGTCGGCGTGGACCTGGTCCTGGACGGGCTCGCGTCACTGGGAGTGCCGGGTCTGGACCGCATCTGA
- a CDS encoding PH domain-containing protein produces MALFGNAHTIDPMTAQQDYARLLGHGEQVQAAFLLIRDTMLFTDRRLVLVDKQGITGKKVEYHSVPYRSITHFAVETAGHFDLDAELKIWISGTPEPIQKTFTKGVDIYEVQAILTQYVAR; encoded by the coding sequence ATGGCACTGTTCGGAAACGCGCACACGATCGATCCGATGACCGCGCAGCAGGACTACGCGCGTCTGCTGGGCCACGGCGAGCAGGTGCAGGCCGCGTTCCTGCTGATCCGCGACACCATGCTCTTCACCGACCGTCGCCTCGTCCTCGTCGACAAGCAGGGGATAACCGGCAAGAAGGTCGAGTACCACTCGGTCCCGTACCGCAGCATCACGCACTTCGCGGTGGAGACCGCCGGGCACTTCGACCTCGATGCCGAGCTCAAGATCTGGATCTCCGGCACCCCTGAGCCGATCCAGAAGACCTTCACCAAGGGCGTCGACATCTACGAGGTGCAGGCGATCCTCACGCAGTACGTGGCGCGCTGA
- a CDS encoding SGNH/GDSL hydrolase family protein: MLSRTRNSAVAAAAALALTAGLAVTGAHASGSKPGPGSSGPAWAAAWAASPQRASTGFKPNWSEDGFSGQTLRQVVRVTEGGDRARIRLSNAYGTSPLHIAGATIARTKKGGGAAVEEGSVRRLTFEGRRSVEIPAHGQLSSDEAGLGLKPFESVTVTLHLARTTGPATFHAQSFATSYRADGDHVADAGAGAFGESTESWYFLSGVDVRGDRARRGGGIVLFGDSITDGFASSTDLNRRWSDALAERLAKAGSPRPVLNAGIGGNLVLNDSAWYGERGTARFGRDALDLPGVGTVVVLEGLNDIGFSESDTPTYKPAPKVSAEDLIAGHRKLIRAAKEKGVKVVGATLLPLGGSDHYGERAAKVSDEFNEWVRTSGEYDSYVDFDRALADPADAERLAPEYDSGDHLHPNDAGYAAMARAVDLETL; this comes from the coding sequence ATGCTTTCGCGCACTCGCAACTCCGCTGTCGCCGCCGCTGCCGCGCTCGCCCTGACGGCCGGTCTCGCCGTCACGGGGGCTCACGCCTCGGGCTCGAAGCCCGGCCCGGGGTCTTCCGGCCCCGCCTGGGCCGCCGCCTGGGCCGCGTCGCCGCAGCGGGCCAGCACGGGCTTCAAGCCCAACTGGTCGGAGGACGGCTTCTCCGGCCAGACCCTGCGCCAGGTCGTACGCGTCACGGAGGGCGGGGACAGAGCCCGTATCCGGCTCTCCAACGCGTATGGGACATCGCCGCTGCACATCGCGGGGGCGACCATCGCCCGTACGAAGAAGGGGGGCGGGGCCGCTGTCGAGGAAGGCTCGGTGCGGCGGCTCACGTTCGAGGGGAGGCGGTCGGTGGAGATCCCGGCGCACGGCCAACTCTCCAGTGATGAGGCGGGCTTGGGGCTCAAGCCCTTCGAGTCGGTCACCGTCACCTTGCATCTCGCCCGTACGACGGGGCCCGCCACGTTCCATGCGCAGTCGTTCGCGACGAGTTACCGGGCGGACGGGGATCATGTCGCGGATGCCGGGGCGGGGGCGTTCGGTGAGTCGACGGAGTCCTGGTACTTCCTGTCGGGGGTGGACGTGAGGGGGGACCGTGCTCGCCGGGGCGGCGGCATCGTCCTCTTCGGCGACTCCATCACCGACGGCTTCGCCTCCTCCACCGACCTCAACCGCCGCTGGTCCGACGCTCTCGCCGAGCGGCTGGCCAAGGCGGGGTCGCCTCGGCCGGTCCTGAATGCCGGTATCGGCGGCAACCTCGTCCTCAACGACTCCGCCTGGTACGGGGAGAGGGGGACCGCCCGCTTCGGGCGGGACGCGCTGGATCTGCCGGGGGTGGGGACCGTGGTGGTCCTTGAGGGTCTGAACGACATCGGGTTCAGCGAGAGCGATACGCCCACTTACAAGCCCGCGCCGAAGGTGAGCGCTGAGGACCTCATCGCGGGGCACCGGAAGTTGATCCGGGCGGCGAAGGAGAAGGGGGTGAAGGTGGTGGGGGCTACTTTGCTGCCGCTGGGGGGCTCGGATCACTACGGAGAGCGGGCCGCGAAGGTGAGTGATGAGTTCAACGAGTGGGTGCGGACTTCTGGGGAGTACGACTCGTACGTGGACTTTGACCGGGCTCTGGCGGATCCTGCGGATGCTGAGCGGCTTGCGCCCGAGTACGACAGCGGGGACCACCTGCACCCCAATGACGCGGGGTATGCGGCGATGGCCCGCGCGGTGGACCTCGAAACGCTTTAG
- a CDS encoding ATP-binding protein — MNHVTPPPPLPVRGAYRMSLTLGEHSVRHLRFILRAYLGSWGMGELRDCAELALTELVTNVVRHVPDRRCELLILRRPRSLRVEVADTCPLLPRQGSGEELAEGGRGLLIVAAVTDRWGYEPRADGSGKTAWFECDAKESGQLGPPGATRSV, encoded by the coding sequence ATGAATCACGTAACTCCCCCACCGCCCCTGCCCGTTCGCGGGGCGTACCGGATGAGCCTCACGCTCGGTGAGCACTCCGTACGGCATCTGCGGTTCATCCTCCGGGCCTACCTGGGGAGTTGGGGCATGGGCGAGCTGCGCGACTGCGCCGAGCTGGCCCTCACCGAACTCGTCACCAACGTCGTACGCCACGTACCGGACCGCCGCTGTGAGCTCCTCATCCTGCGTCGCCCCCGGAGCCTGCGGGTCGAGGTCGCGGACACGTGTCCCCTGCTGCCCAGGCAGGGCAGTGGCGAGGAACTGGCCGAGGGCGGGCGCGGGCTGCTCATCGTCGCGGCCGTCACCGATCGCTGGGGGTACGAGCCGCGGGCGGACGGCAGCGGCAAGACCGCCTGGTTCGAGTGCGATGCCAAGGAGTCGGGGCAGTTGGGGCCGCCGGGGGCCACCCGTTCGGTCTAA
- a CDS encoding SGNH/GDSL hydrolase family protein yields MRKPWVGGVLLAAVLLLGACGDPGSGGTSADVPDTPTAAREKPSAESSSEPSASAPSSTTRQRVAENSQKKAPKVLYLGDSLAMENQTVLGDLLRADLGARYRSAPYSGTTLCDYLDDTGKDSLVPDKDKAAALVRDQRPDYVVLQFWGNAWGYTPCMDGITYDKQRQKYFDRYAADAKALASQIHDAGGSEADRPRIVWVLQGPDPITPDRVRRVNGIYEAQAAASDGLIADAGRVVAPAADRYTWVEKLPCTSYEREHASYCTEPGSGRTALHRGDDYLHFCLAPTTAKPRPCPARSPGIRRMAAEITRAVGAAG; encoded by the coding sequence ATGCGCAAGCCGTGGGTCGGTGGGGTGCTGCTGGCCGCTGTGCTGCTCCTCGGGGCGTGCGGCGACCCGGGCTCGGGGGGTACATCGGCCGACGTCCCGGATACCCCCACCGCCGCGCGGGAGAAGCCCTCCGCCGAGTCCTCCTCCGAGCCCTCCGCCTCGGCGCCGTCTTCGACCACCCGCCAGCGCGTCGCAGAAAATTCCCAGAAAAAAGCCCCCAAGGTCCTCTACCTCGGGGATTCTCTCGCAATGGAGAACCAGACCGTCCTCGGCGACCTCCTCCGCGCCGACCTGGGCGCCCGCTACCGCAGCGCGCCCTACTCCGGCACCACCCTCTGCGACTACCTCGACGACACCGGCAAGGACTCCCTCGTCCCCGACAAGGACAAGGCCGCCGCGCTGGTCCGCGACCAGCGGCCCGACTATGTGGTCCTCCAGTTCTGGGGCAACGCGTGGGGCTACACGCCCTGCATGGACGGCATCACGTACGACAAGCAGCGGCAGAAGTACTTCGACCGGTACGCCGCCGACGCGAAGGCGCTGGCCTCGCAGATCCACGATGCGGGTGGCTCCGAAGCCGACCGGCCTCGGATCGTGTGGGTCCTCCAGGGCCCCGACCCGATCACGCCCGACCGCGTGCGGCGCGTCAACGGAATCTACGAGGCGCAGGCGGCCGCATCGGATGGGCTCATCGCCGACGCGGGGCGCGTGGTCGCCCCGGCGGCGGATCGGTACACGTGGGTGGAGAAGCTGCCGTGCACGTCTTACGAGCGGGAGCACGCGTCCTACTGCACGGAGCCGGGCAGTGGTCGTACCGCGCTGCACCGCGGTGACGACTACCTGCACTTCTGCCTGGCGCCGACCACGGCCAAGCCCCGTCCCTGCCCGGCCCGTTCGCCCGGGATCCGCCGCATGGCCGCGGAGATCACCCGGGCGGTGGGGGCTGCGGGGTAG
- a CDS encoding carboxymuconolactone decarboxylase family protein yields the protein MDARMNLFGSALAGKVLKHINSAGKVVSDSTLPAATQELVKIRASQINGCGFCTDMHTKDATHQGETPTRLNLIAAWREAQVFTDAERAALELTEQGTRIADAAGGVTDEAWADAAKHYDEDQLVALVSLIALINTYNRVNVIVQQPAGDYQPGQFG from the coding sequence ATGGACGCTCGTATGAACCTCTTCGGCAGCGCGCTCGCAGGCAAGGTCCTGAAGCACATCAACTCCGCGGGCAAGGTCGTCTCGGACTCGACCCTGCCCGCCGCGACACAGGAACTGGTCAAGATCCGCGCGAGCCAGATCAACGGCTGCGGCTTCTGCACCGACATGCACACGAAGGACGCCACGCACCAGGGCGAGACACCGACGCGCCTCAACCTCATCGCCGCCTGGCGCGAGGCCCAGGTGTTCACCGACGCCGAGCGCGCCGCGCTGGAGCTCACGGAGCAGGGGACGCGCATCGCCGACGCGGCGGGCGGCGTCACGGACGAGGCATGGGCGGACGCCGCCAAGCATTACGACGAGGACCAGCTCGTGGCCCTGGTGTCGCTCATCGCCCTCATCAACACCTACAACCGAGTGAACGTCATAGTCCAGCAGCCGGCAGGTGACTATCAGCCGGGCCAGTTCGGCTGA
- a CDS encoding FUSC family protein, which yields MRPRESPAPPGPLSTLAPPPWLVRTLKPQAAPIPWAAVARASVAMSLPLLIGLAAGQPAYGALASMGALSGVIGDTADAYRMRILNIAVPQLFGALGVTIGSLVFGHGWVAVGVVTLVALVSGMMSTIGAVASVSGLLLLLNSVVGAGLPMPGEWWLAPALMTGGGLLVLTLALLAWPLRSGIPERAAVAATYRSVAALLEAAGTEGYDEARTAVTASLNQSYDLVLARRTRAHGRNPDLVRLVAQLNAITPVIEAAPAAHQCGVPMPPEFPAEVRRLADAVAAPGKTPIPGPTLPEAPDPSADAVDHALRHVAELLNDPDPHGAVNAEDRLGRPAALRVRARRAARNVILSSASWRYGLRLALCIGIAQSLVSLIEVPRSYWVALTVTFVLKPDFGSVFSRAVLRALGTAAGLVVAAAVLAEVPRGWWDVPVMLALAALIPALTTRGYGYQTAAITPVILLLSDVLNHQGFGLVVPRLVDSLIGCGISLVAGYLLWPESWHTRIGDRLADAVADTASYVESAFGTAVDVAERARMRRGLYRDLSVIRTEFQRALTEPPPMGARAAAWWPLVIAVERIVDATTAARVRIRHGATEPTLTEVGEVARQLRELAEGLRDSETLEEVSTSFTGPQDSVLEPLRQEVVAARAIASPARG from the coding sequence ATGCGCCCCCGCGAGTCACCCGCACCACCGGGCCCTCTGAGCACCCTCGCCCCGCCCCCCTGGCTGGTCAGGACACTCAAGCCGCAGGCGGCGCCGATCCCGTGGGCCGCGGTGGCGCGCGCGTCCGTCGCCATGTCGCTGCCCCTCCTCATCGGCCTCGCGGCCGGGCAGCCCGCGTACGGCGCGCTCGCCTCCATGGGCGCCCTGTCCGGAGTCATCGGCGACACCGCCGACGCGTACCGCATGCGGATCCTCAACATCGCCGTGCCGCAGCTGTTCGGCGCGCTCGGCGTCACCATCGGCTCCCTGGTCTTCGGCCACGGCTGGGTCGCGGTCGGCGTGGTCACCCTCGTGGCACTGGTCTCCGGGATGATGTCCACGATCGGTGCCGTGGCGTCCGTGTCCGGCCTGCTCCTGCTGCTCAACTCCGTGGTGGGGGCGGGGCTTCCGATGCCCGGGGAATGGTGGCTGGCCCCGGCCCTCATGACGGGCGGCGGCCTCCTGGTCCTCACCCTCGCGCTCCTCGCCTGGCCGCTCCGCTCCGGGATCCCGGAGCGGGCCGCCGTCGCGGCGACCTACCGCAGCGTGGCCGCGCTGCTCGAAGCGGCGGGCACCGAGGGGTACGACGAGGCGCGCACGGCCGTCACCGCGTCCCTGAACCAGTCGTACGACCTGGTCCTCGCCCGGCGCACCCGCGCGCACGGCCGCAACCCGGACCTGGTCCGCCTGGTGGCCCAGCTGAACGCGATCACCCCGGTCATCGAGGCCGCGCCCGCCGCGCACCAGTGCGGGGTCCCGATGCCGCCGGAGTTTCCCGCGGAGGTGCGGCGCCTCGCGGATGCGGTGGCCGCCCCCGGGAAGACCCCGATCCCCGGCCCCACCCTCCCCGAAGCACCGGACCCCTCGGCCGACGCGGTCGACCACGCCCTGCGGCACGTGGCCGAACTCCTCAACGACCCCGACCCGCACGGCGCCGTGAACGCCGAGGACCGCCTCGGCCGCCCCGCGGCCCTGCGCGTAAGGGCCCGCAGAGCCGCCCGCAACGTGATCCTGTCGAGCGCGTCCTGGCGCTACGGCCTACGCCTGGCCCTCTGCATCGGCATCGCGCAATCGCTCGTGTCCCTGATCGAGGTGCCCCGCTCGTACTGGGTGGCGCTCACCGTCACGTTCGTCCTCAAGCCGGACTTCGGCTCGGTCTTCTCGCGGGCGGTGCTGCGGGCGCTGGGTACGGCGGCGGGCCTGGTGGTGGCGGCAGCCGTCCTTGCCGAGGTGCCGCGCGGCTGGTGGGACGTGCCGGTGATGCTCGCCCTCGCGGCCCTGATCCCGGCGCTCACGACGCGGGGTTACGGCTACCAGACGGCCGCGATCACCCCCGTGATCCTGCTCCTCTCCGACGTCCTGAACCACCAGGGCTTCGGGCTCGTCGTGCCGCGCCTGGTGGACAGCCTGATCGGCTGCGGGATCTCGCTGGTGGCCGGATACTTGCTGTGGCCGGAGAGCTGGCACACGCGGATCGGTGACCGCCTCGCGGACGCGGTGGCCGATACGGCGTCGTACGTCGAGAGCGCGTTCGGCACGGCGGTGGATGTGGCCGAGCGTGCGCGGATGCGGCGGGGCCTGTACCGGGACCTGTCCGTCATCCGCACGGAGTTCCAGCGCGCGCTCACGGAACCGCCCCCGATGGGGGCGCGGGCCGCGGCGTGGTGGCCGCTGGTGATCGCCGTCGAACGAATCGTGGACGCGACTACCGCTGCGCGGGTGCGGATCCGCCATGGGGCGACGGAGCCGACCCTCACGGAGGTGGGGGAGGTGGCTCGCCAACTCCGTGAGTTGGCGGAGGGCTTGAGGGACTCCGAGACCCTGGAGGAGGTCTCGACGTCCTTCACGGGCCCCCAGGACAGCGTCCTGGAACCCCTGCGCCAGGAGGTGGTGGCTGCGCGGGCGATTGCGTCGCCGGCGCGGGGGTGA
- a CDS encoding DUF397 domain-containing protein: MGTTHQLAGARWRRSSYSGTSGGECIECAPLNGTAWRKSSYSSDTGGECIEFAPREGGLALRDSKNPEGPVFTISPGAFARFVRAAADGGLTAP; encoded by the coding sequence ATGGGCACGACGCACCAACTGGCGGGCGCACGGTGGCGTAGGTCTTCGTACAGCGGAACCTCTGGCGGCGAATGCATCGAGTGCGCCCCCCTAAACGGCACCGCATGGCGCAAGTCGTCCTACAGCTCGGACACCGGCGGGGAGTGCATCGAATTCGCCCCCCGCGAAGGCGGCCTAGCTCTCCGCGACAGCAAGAACCCCGAAGGCCCCGTCTTCACCATCTCCCCCGGCGCCTTCGCCCGCTTCGTGCGGGCTGCTGCTGACGGCGGGCTGACCGCGCCCTGA
- a CDS encoding helix-turn-helix domain-containing protein, protein MVNIRDLDPSASPLDYYGSELRRLREAAGLKQGQLGGIIFCTGSLVGQIETAKKVPTRDFSERVDAALGTDGVFSRLVGLVLKSQLPTWFQAFAEMEAKAAFISTYQCQLVYGLLQTEEYARALLGVDHPHKAAELVAARLERQRILKRDNAPALWVVLGEGVLRQEVGGREVMRNQLTRLSSFQEHPWVQIQVLPFSVGQHTGMMGSFTMLRFDDDPDVFYTESYDSGRMTANPQVIRERSVGYARLQSCALSTESSAELIARVMEERYGHDAPTGGRTVA, encoded by the coding sequence ATGGTCAACATCCGCGACCTCGACCCCAGCGCGTCACCGCTGGACTACTACGGCTCGGAACTGCGGCGCCTGCGCGAGGCTGCGGGCCTGAAGCAGGGCCAGTTGGGCGGGATCATCTTCTGTACGGGCTCGCTGGTGGGCCAGATCGAGACAGCGAAGAAGGTGCCGACGAGGGATTTCTCCGAGCGGGTGGATGCGGCGCTGGGGACTGACGGGGTGTTTTCGCGGTTGGTGGGGCTGGTTCTTAAGAGTCAGCTGCCGACGTGGTTCCAGGCGTTTGCGGAGATGGAGGCGAAGGCTGCGTTCATCTCCACCTATCAGTGCCAGTTGGTGTACGGGCTGTTGCAGACCGAGGAGTACGCGCGGGCCTTGCTCGGCGTGGACCATCCCCACAAGGCTGCCGAGTTGGTGGCGGCTCGTCTGGAGCGGCAGCGCATATTGAAGCGGGACAACGCGCCCGCGCTGTGGGTGGTCCTGGGCGAGGGCGTGCTGAGGCAGGAGGTCGGCGGCCGCGAGGTCATGCGAAACCAACTGACGCGGCTGTCGAGTTTCCAAGAACACCCGTGGGTGCAGATCCAGGTACTGCCGTTCTCGGTGGGCCAACACACCGGGATGATGGGCTCGTTCACGATGTTGCGCTTCGACGATGACCCGGACGTGTTCTACACCGAGAGCTATGACTCAGGCCGTATGACTGCCAATCCGCAAGTGATCAGGGAGCGTTCGGTCGGCTACGCTCGATTGCAAAGCTGTGCTCTCTCGACGGAGAGCTCGGCGGAGCTGATCGCTCGTGTGATGGAGGAACGCTATGGGCACGACGCACCAACTGGCGGGCGCACGGTGGCGTAG
- a CDS encoding ion channel protein — translation MTDTSTSGNGPSLWTPQARALLPLVVPALLIGVGSSLILLLLSFVAERLQDLLWDALPDAVGVSGTSVGWIIGVLTAAGFVVGLIVWKVPGHAGPDPATLGLVDPPLPVRVLPGLALAVVVGLAGGVSLGPENPITAINIALAYTLGMKAMPRTPATDWVMLAAAGTIGALFGTPVAAALVLSEIVIGADPRPLWDRLFAPLVAAGAGALTTVLVAHPTFQIDVEAYDGPHWGDILSAMVVSTAAAAIGLCAVYAFPYLHRAFRQLAHPVLMLTVGGLVLGVLGALGGHLTLFKGLEEVKELTAEGADHDAGNLLLLALVKLLALCVAATCGFRGGRIFPAVFVGVALGMLAHALVDSVPPALGITCAILGLLLATTRQGWLSLFTAAVVVMDLALLPVLCVAALPAWLLVTGRPEMLIKETASDDASDAVQTRHSQ, via the coding sequence ATGACCGACACGTCCACGTCCGGCAACGGGCCCTCCCTCTGGACGCCGCAGGCCCGTGCCCTGCTGCCGCTCGTCGTGCCCGCCCTGCTCATCGGCGTCGGGTCCAGCCTGATCCTGCTGCTGCTCAGCTTCGTCGCCGAGCGGTTGCAGGATCTGCTGTGGGACGCGTTGCCGGACGCGGTCGGGGTCTCGGGCACGTCGGTGGGGTGGATCATCGGCGTGCTCACCGCGGCGGGGTTCGTCGTCGGGCTGATCGTGTGGAAGGTCCCCGGGCACGCCGGGCCCGACCCCGCGACGCTCGGCCTCGTCGATCCGCCGCTGCCGGTCCGGGTGCTCCCCGGCCTCGCGCTCGCCGTGGTCGTGGGGCTCGCGGGCGGCGTCAGCCTCGGCCCGGAGAACCCGATCACGGCCATCAACATCGCCCTCGCCTACACGCTCGGCATGAAGGCCATGCCCCGCACCCCCGCCACGGACTGGGTGATGCTCGCCGCCGCGGGGACCATCGGCGCCCTCTTCGGTACGCCGGTCGCTGCGGCGCTCGTCCTCTCCGAGATCGTGATCGGCGCCGACCCGCGCCCCCTGTGGGACCGGCTGTTCGCGCCGCTGGTCGCGGCGGGCGCGGGGGCGCTGACCACGGTGCTCGTCGCGCACCCGACGTTCCAGATCGACGTCGAGGCCTACGACGGGCCGCACTGGGGCGACATCCTCTCCGCCATGGTCGTCAGCACGGCGGCGGCCGCCATCGGGCTGTGCGCCGTGTACGCCTTCCCGTACCTCCACCGCGCCTTCCGCCAGCTCGCGCATCCCGTACTGATGCTGACGGTGGGCGGTCTCGTGCTCGGCGTCCTGGGCGCGCTCGGCGGCCACCTCACGCTCTTCAAGGGCCTGGAGGAGGTGAAGGAGCTGACGGCGGAGGGCGCCGACCACGACGCGGGCAACCTGCTGCTGCTCGCCCTGGTCAAGCTGCTCGCGCTCTGCGTGGCCGCCACCTGCGGCTTCCGGGGCGGGCGGATCTTCCCCGCGGTCTTCGTGGGCGTGGCGCTCGGCATGCTCGCGCACGCCCTCGTCGACTCGGTGCCGCCCGCCCTGGGGATCACCTGCGCCATCCTCGGCTTGCTGCTCGCCACGACGCGGCAGGGCTGGCTGAGCCTGTTCACGGCGGCGGTCGTGGTGATGGACCTCGCTCTGCTGCCGGTCCTGTGCGTCGCGGCGCTGCCCGCCTGGCTGTTGGTGACGGGGCGCCCGGAGATGCTGATCAAGGAGACCGCATCGGACGACGCGTCAGATGCGGTCCAGACCCGGCACTCCCAGTGA